The DNA segment CGACACCGGCATCCCGCTCGACGCGGTCTCCGACCTCGAGCCGTACTGGGAGGCGGTGCGCCGCATCTACCGTCCGTTCGAGTCCGGACTGCCCGGCCCGACCGGCCGGGTGTACCACCACGAGATCCCCGGCGGCCAGCTCTCCAACCTGCGCCAGCAGGCCATCGCGCTCGGCCTCGCGGACGACTTCGAACTCATCGAGGACATGTACGCCGCCGCGAACGACATCCTCGGTCGCGTGCCGAAGGTGACGCCCTCCTCCAAGGTCGTCGGCGACCTCGCGCTCCACCTCGCGGCGGTCAAGGCCGACCCGGCCGACTTCGCGGCCAACCCCGAGAAGTACGACGTGCCCGACTCGGTCATCGGCTTCATGGCCGGCGAACTCGGCGACCTCCCCGGCGGATGGCCCGAGCCCTTCCGGACGAAGGTGCTCGCCGGGCGCGATGCGCGCGTCGGCGTGACCGAGCTCTCGCACGCGCAGCGCCGCGGGCTCGCGGAGCCAGGACCGGACCGGCGCGCCCTGCTGAACGCGCTGCTCTTCCCGGCGCCGACGCGCCAGTTCGAGCAGATCCGCGAGCTGTTCGGCGACCTCTCGGTCATCGACACCGCCGACTACCTCTACGGGCTCCGCCCGGGCGCCGAGCACGTCGTCGAGATCGCGAAGGGCGTGCGCCTCTACGCCGGACTCGAAGCGATCGGCGAGGTCGACGACAAGGGCATGCGGACCGTCATGACCGTCCTGAACGGCCAGCTCCGCCCGGTGTTCGTCCGCGACCGCAGCATCACCGTCGAGGCGCGCGCAGCGGAGAAGGCGGATGCCTCGCAGCCCGGCCACATCGCCGCGCCGTTCTCCGGCGTGGTGACGCTCCAGGTCGAGGCGGGCGCCGAGATCGAGGCGGGCCAGGCCGTCGCCTCGATCGAGGCGATGAAGATGGAGGCGGCGATCACGTCGCCGGTCGCCGGTGTCGTCGAACGCGTCGCGATCCCCAGGACGCAACAGGTCGAGGCGAGTGATCTGCTCCTGGTGGTGCGCCCGGGTTAGACTCGGCACAGTTCAGCACTGATGAGGAGGGGACTCGGTGGCGGAACACGACGAGGTCTCGAACGGCTCATCCGATCCTGACGAACGCGAGAACCACCGAACGCGTTCGGGTGGCGCGCACGCCGCCGAGCAGGTCGACGTCCACGTCGACCTGCCACCGGCACCGCCGCGCGCGATGCCCGACGACGAGGTCGCCGTGGCGATCGACGACGTCGCGGTCGACCCGGGCGACCTGACCGCGGTCACCGCCGGGTCGGCATCGGTCGACGTGGTGCCGTCGTTCGTCGGCGGCGCCCGCGCCGCCGCGAGACGCGACGGCTCGCCGTACGGTGCGCTGCTCGCTGCCGACGGGGCTCGACTGCGTCGCGAACGCGTCACGACCGACACGGGCTCGCACGTGGCGGTCGTCGAGGACCGCGACCCCGCCGCGCTCCCGGCCGAGGTGCCCGAGACCGCCGAGTCGCTCACCGCCGACCGGCTCATCGACGTCAACCGCACGACGCGACCGGCCCCGCAGGGCGGGATGAACCGCTTCGTGTACGAGGCGAGCTTCCACCTCGTCAACCTCGGCGACTCGGCGAAGGTCCGTGCGCACCAGGCGATGAGCGAGCGCATCCGCCGCCGGTTCGACGGCGGCGCCAGGTTCGTGCCCGTGCTCACCCGCAAGGGCGGGGTCGGCAAGACCACCGTGACGACGCTGCTCGGCATGGCCCTCGCGGACGCCCGCGACGATCGCATCATCGCGATCGATGCGAACCCCGACCGAGGCACGCTCGCCGAACGCGTCGACCGGCAGACCAGGGAGACCGTCCGCGACGTGGTCGCCAAGGCCTCTTCGATCGGCGGCTACACGGACTTCTCCCGGTTCGTCTCACGCGACGGCACGCGCCTCGACATCCTCGCGTCGGACACCGACCCGACCCTGTCCGAGGCGTTCGACGACAACGACTACAACGTCGTCGCGGGCCTCGCGGCGCGCTACTACTCGATCGTGCTCACCGACTGCGGCACGGGCATCGTGCACTCGGTCATGCGCGCGACGTTGCAGCGCGCCGACTCGATCGTGGTCGTCTCGGGCGGCAGCGTCGACGAGGCGCGACTCGCGAGCGAGACGCTGACCTGGCTCGAGGCGAACGGGTACACCGAGCTCGTGCGCAACGCGGTCGTGGCCATCAACCTGGCGACGCAGGGCACCCATATCGTCAACGTCGACGAGATCGAGGCCCATTTCCAGTCTCGCGTGCGCGAGATCGTGCGGATCCCGTACGACCCGCAGCTCGCGGCGGGCTCGGTGGTGAACTGGGGCGACCTGCGCTCCGTCACGCAGCACTCGGCCCGCGAACTCGCCGCCCTCGTGGTGGAAGGCCTGCCCGTCGAACGCGGGCACTGAACACGGAGCACCATTGCCGGAACGTCCTATTCGCCTGTTCGGCGACCCTGTCCTGAAGACCGCTTCGAGCCCCGTCGGCGACGTCGACGATCGCGTCCGATCCCTCGTGGAGGACCTGGTCGACAGTGTCCGCCTGCCGGGGCGGGCGGGCGTCGCGGCGCCCCAGATCGGGGTGAACCTGCGCGTGTTCAGCTACAACATCGACGGCGAGGTCGGGTACGTCATCAACCCCGTCCTCGTGGAGGTCTCGGGAGACCCGGAACTGGTCGACGAGGGGTGCCTGTCGGTCCCCGGACTGTGGCACAAGACGCCGCGTCATCCGTTCGCCCGGGTGCGCGGATTCGACCTCGAGGGCAATGAGATCGAGGTCTCGGGCGACGGCCTCATGGCGCAGGCGCTCCAGCACGAGACCGATCACCTCGACGGCGTGCTCTACCTCGACCGGCTCGAGAAGGACGAGCGCCGTGCTGCGATGCGCGCGGTGCGCGAATCCGACTGGTTCTGAGCGGGCCCGCGCCGTGCGTCGCGGGCCCACGGCGGTGCCCGGTGCGCCGCCCGGTGCGCCCCCCGGCGCCGCCCGGAACGACGAAGGTCCCCGCGGACTCCGCGGGGACCTTCGCCGTTCGAGCGGTCGTCAGCTCACGATCGAGTGACCCTCGGTCGCGGGCGAGCCCGAGTAGAGCCCCTCGATCTCGGCGGAGAAGTCCTCGAGGATGACGTTGCGCTTGATGCTCATCTTCGGCGTCAGGTGACCGCTGGCCTCGGTGAACTCGGTGGGCAGGATCACGAACTTCCGGATCGACTCGGCGCGCGAGACGTTCTCGTTCGCGGTGTCGATCGCGCGCTGGACCTCGGCGAGCACCTTGGCGTTGCGACCGGCATCCTCGATGGACATGCCGGCATCCTCGCCGTTGTTGTTGAGCCAGACCGGGAGCATCTCGGGGTCGAGGGTCACGAGCGCCGAGATGAACGGCTTCGCGTCGCCGACCACGACGACCTGGCCGACCAGCGGGTTCGCGCGGATCGGGTCCTCGAGCGCGGCGGGCGCCACGTTCTTGCCGCCCGCGGTGACGATGATCTCCTTCTTGCGCCCCGTGATGGTGAGGAAGCCGTCGGCGTCGAACTGGCCGATGTCGCCGGTCTTGAACCACTCGCCCTCGAAGGCCTCGGCGGTCGCCTCGGGGTTCTTCCAGTACTCCTTGAAGACGTTGATGCCCTTGACCTGGATCTCGCCGTCGTCGAGGATGCGGACCGAGACGCCGGGCAATGCGGGGCCGACCGTTCCGATCTTCGACTTCGTGACCAGGTTGACCGTCGCGGGCGCCGTGGTCTCGGTCAGGCCATAGCCCTCGAGGATCGTGATGCCGAGCGCGTGGTAGAAGTGGCCGAGGCGGGGTCCGAGCGGCGCGGATCCGGAGACGGCGTACTTCACGTTGCCGCCCATCGCCGCGCGGAGCTTCGAGAACACGAGTCGGTCGAAGAGTGCGAACTTCAGGCGGAGCCCGAGGGGGATCTTGCCTCCGGCCTCGAGCGCGGTCGAGTAGGCGACCGCGGTCTCGGCGGCCGCGTGGAAGATCTTGCCCTTGCCGCCGGCCTCGGCCTTCTGCTCGGAGACGTTGTAGACCTTCTCGAAGACGCGGGGGACCGCGAGCAGGAACGTCGGCTTGAAGCTGCCGAGGCTCGGCAGCAGCTGCTTGGTGTCGGGCTGGTGCCCGACGCGCACGCCGGCGTGCACGCAGAGCACCGAGATGAACCGGGCGAACACGTGCGCCGTCGTGATGAACAGCAGCGTCGACGCGCCGTTCGGGTCGAGCACGACCTCGTCGAGTGCGACGGCCGAGTTGCGGCAGAGCTCGACGAAGTTCGCGTGGGTGAGCACGCACCCCTTGGGCTTGCCGGTCGAGCCCGACGTGTAGATCAGCGTCGCGATGTCGGAGCCGACGGCGAGGTTGCGACGGCGCTCGATCTCTTCGTCGGGCACGTCGGCACCGCCGGCCGCGAGCTTGTCGAGGTCGCCGAGGTCGATCTGCCAGACGTTGCGGATCGCCGGCAGGTCGGCGTGCACCTCGTCGAACCGCGCGAAGTGGTCGGCCGTCTCGAGGATGACCGCGATCGAGCCCGAGTCGCTGAGGTTCCACCGCACCTGCGCGGGGGAGTTCGTCTCGTAGATCGGCACGAGCACGGCGCCGGCGAACCAGGCGGCGAAGTCGATCAGCGTCCACTCGTAGCGGACCTTGCTCATGAGGCCGATCTTGTCGCCGGGCTGGATTCCGGCTGCGACGAGGCCCTTGGCCAGGCGGACGACCTGCTCGTGGAACTCCCTGGTCGTGACCGGGCTCCACCCGCCGTCGGACGTCGGCAATGAGAAGAGGACCGAGTCGGGCGTCGCCCTGACGCGCTCGACGAGCAGGTCGGTGGTGTTCGCGTCGGGGTCCGCTGGGACCAGCGGCGCGGTGGTGAATTCGATCACGGTAGCTCCTTCGGCACCGGAAGGGCCGCTCGGCGTACGGGATCGAACGGCCACTGCTGTGGGGTTGACTACACTCTAGTCGGTGCGCCCCGGCTCGGGCCGGAGTTCGCGACCTCGACATCCCGGCGAAAGGCTTCGACGTGCACGCGATCGGCATCGACATCGGCGGCACCAAGATCGCGGGGGCAGTGGTCGACGACCTCGGTGCCATCGTGCGGTCCGCTCGCGTGCCGACGCCGACCGATGCGAGCGCGCTCGAGGACGCGGTCGTCGCCATGATCGGCGAACTCTCCGACTCCGGCCCGGTCGACGCCGTCGGCGTCGCGGCGGCCGGGTTCATCGATGCGGCCCAGTCCACCGTGTACTACGCACCCAACATCGACTGGCGCAACGAGCCGCTGCGCGAGAAGCTCGAACGCCGCGCCGGGCGACCGGTCGTCATCGAGAACGACGCGAACGCCGCGGGATGGGCCGAGTTCCGCTTCGGCGCCGGCCGGCTCGTGAGCGACATGGTCATGCTCACCATCGGGACCGGGGTGGGCGGCGCGGTCGTCTCGAACGACCGGCTGTTCCGCGGCGGCTTCGGCATCGGCGCCGAACTCGGCCACCTTCGCCTCGTGCCCGACGGGCTGGCCTGCGGCTGCGGGCGGCGCGGATGCCTCGAACAGTACGGGTCCGGGCGGGCGCTGCTGCGCATCGCCGGCGAGATCGCGGACGGCGGCGGCATCGGCGAGGCGCTCGCGACGGCGCGATCCGAGCGCGGCGGGCTCGATGGCCACGTCGTCGGCGCCCTGATCGGGTCCGGCGACCCCGGCGCGATGGCGGCGCTCGAACGACTCGGGCGGTGGCTCGGCGAGGCCGCCGCGAGCATGTCCGCCGTGCTCGACCCGCAG comes from the Agromyces marinus genome and includes:
- a CDS encoding MinD/ParA family ATP-binding protein, with amino-acid sequence MAEHDEVSNGSSDPDERENHRTRSGGAHAAEQVDVHVDLPPAPPRAMPDDEVAVAIDDVAVDPGDLTAVTAGSASVDVVPSFVGGARAAARRDGSPYGALLAADGARLRRERVTTDTGSHVAVVEDRDPAALPAEVPETAESLTADRLIDVNRTTRPAPQGGMNRFVYEASFHLVNLGDSAKVRAHQAMSERIRRRFDGGARFVPVLTRKGGVGKTTVTTLLGMALADARDDRIIAIDANPDRGTLAERVDRQTRETVRDVVAKASSIGGYTDFSRFVSRDGTRLDILASDTDPTLSEAFDDNDYNVVAGLAARYYSIVLTDCGTGIVHSVMRATLQRADSIVVVSGGSVDEARLASETLTWLEANGYTELVRNAVVAINLATQGTHIVNVDEIEAHFQSRVREIVRIPYDPQLAAGSVVNWGDLRSVTQHSARELAALVVEGLPVERGH
- the def gene encoding peptide deformylase: MPERPIRLFGDPVLKTASSPVGDVDDRVRSLVEDLVDSVRLPGRAGVAAPQIGVNLRVFSYNIDGEVGYVINPVLVEVSGDPELVDEGCLSVPGLWHKTPRHPFARVRGFDLEGNEIEVSGDGLMAQALQHETDHLDGVLYLDRLEKDERRAAMRAVRESDWF
- a CDS encoding AMP-dependent synthetase/ligase, with translation MIEFTTAPLVPADPDANTTDLLVERVRATPDSVLFSLPTSDGGWSPVTTREFHEQVVRLAKGLVAAGIQPGDKIGLMSKVRYEWTLIDFAAWFAGAVLVPIYETNSPAQVRWNLSDSGSIAVILETADHFARFDEVHADLPAIRNVWQIDLGDLDKLAAGGADVPDEEIERRRNLAVGSDIATLIYTSGSTGKPKGCVLTHANFVELCRNSAVALDEVVLDPNGASTLLFITTAHVFARFISVLCVHAGVRVGHQPDTKQLLPSLGSFKPTFLLAVPRVFEKVYNVSEQKAEAGGKGKIFHAAAETAVAYSTALEAGGKIPLGLRLKFALFDRLVFSKLRAAMGGNVKYAVSGSAPLGPRLGHFYHALGITILEGYGLTETTAPATVNLVTKSKIGTVGPALPGVSVRILDDGEIQVKGINVFKEYWKNPEATAEAFEGEWFKTGDIGQFDADGFLTITGRKKEIIVTAGGKNVAPAALEDPIRANPLVGQVVVVGDAKPFISALVTLDPEMLPVWLNNNGEDAGMSIEDAGRNAKVLAEVQRAIDTANENVSRAESIRKFVILPTEFTEASGHLTPKMSIKRNVILEDFSAEIEGLYSGSPATEGHSIVS
- a CDS encoding ROK family glucokinase, whose product is MHAIGIDIGGTKIAGAVVDDLGAIVRSARVPTPTDASALEDAVVAMIGELSDSGPVDAVGVAAAGFIDAAQSTVYYAPNIDWRNEPLREKLERRAGRPVVIENDANAAGWAEFRFGAGRLVSDMVMLTIGTGVGGAVVSNDRLFRGGFGIGAELGHLRLVPDGLACGCGRRGCLEQYGSGRALLRIAGEIADGGGIGEALATARSERGGLDGHVVGALIGSGDPGAMAALERLGRWLGEAAASMSAVLDPQRFVFGGGVSVAGEALLEPIRAAYLEHLPARGYRPEPDFVIAELVNDAGVVGAADLARVWVEEHA